A window of Mobula hypostoma chromosome 7, sMobHyp1.1, whole genome shotgun sequence genomic DNA:
TTTCATTGGAGAGCTCTTCCTCTTTTTACACATCAGCTTTCGTCAGAGATTAATGCATCCATTTACACACCAAcgtctcatcagggagttctatCTCGATTTACACACAGGCACCTTGTCAGAGAGTTCTccctccgtttacacaccagctactcattagagagttctgcctccacttacacaccagcttctcatcagggagttctaccaacatttacccaccagcttctcatcCCGGAGTTCTACcgccatttacacaccagcttctcatcagggagctcTTTCTTGATTTACACACCATCTTCTCGTAAGGGTGTtcttcctccatttacacacaagcttctcatcagggagctcTTCCTCAGTTTACACATCGGCTTCTTATCGGGGAGTTCTATCTctatttacacaccagcttctcatcaggaagTTCTGCCTCTGTTTTCACTCCAGCTTTTCATCAGGGAGTtcttcctccatttacacacaagcttctcatcagggagctcTTCCTCCGTTTACACATCGGCTTCTTATCGGGGAGTTCTATCTctatttacacaccagcttctcatcaggaagTTCTGCCTCTGTTTTCACTCCAGCTTTTCATCAGGGAGTTCTTCCTCCATTTACATACCAGCTTCTCATCATTGTCTTTTACCTCCATTTACGCACTAGCTTTCTGTCAGGGAGTtatacctccatttacacacaagcttctcttcAGGGAGCTCTTCGTcggtttacacaccagcttctcatcatcgAGTTCTACCCACATTTACACACAAGcatctcatcagggagttctaccTCCGTTTACCCACAACTTCTCATCTGAGAGTTCTTCCTCCATTTAGACGCCAGCTTCTCTTCAGGGAGTTTTCCCTCCTTTTAGACGCCAGCTTCTCATCAGATTGTcctgcctccgtttacacaccagcttctcatcagggtgttctacctccatttacacaccagcttctcatcaggaagttctacctccatttacccaccagcttctcatcacggagctctgcctccatttacatacaagcttctcatcagagtgTTCTGCCTCCGTTTACTTATCAGCTTCTCATTGGGAAGTTCTTCCTCCATTCGCACAACAGCTTTTCATTGGAGAGCTCTTCCTCTTTTTACACATCAGCTTTCGTCAGAGATTAATGCATCCATTTACACACCAAcgtctcatcagggagttctaccTCGATTTACACACAGGCACCTTGTCAGAGAGTTCTccctccgtttacacaccagctactcattagagagttctgcctccacttacacaccagcttctcatcagggagttctaccaacatttacccaccagcttctcatcCCGGAGTTCTACcgccatttacacaccagcttctcatcagggagctcTTTCTTGATTTACACACCATCTTCTCGTAAGGGTGTtcttcctccatttacacacaagcttctcatcagggagctcTTCCTCAGTTTACACATCGGCTTCTTATCGGGGAGTTCTATCTctatttacacaccagcttctcatcaggaagTTCTGCCTCTGTTTTCACTCCAGCTTTTCATCAGGGAGTtcttcctccatttacacacaagcttctcatcagggagctcTTCCTCCGTTTACACATCGGCTTCTTATCGGGGAGTTCTATCTctatttacacaccagcttctcatcaggaagTTCTGCCTCTGTTTTCACTCCAGCTTTTCATCAGGGAGTTCTTCCTCCATTTACATACCAGCTTCTCATCATTGTCTTTTACCTCCATTTACGCACTAGCTTTCTGTCAGGGAGTtatacctccatttacacacaagcttctcttcAGGGAGCTCTTCGTcggtttacacaccagcttctcatcatcgAGTTCTACCCACATTTACACACAAGcatctcatcagggagttctaccTCCGTTTACCCACAACTTCTCATCTGAGAGTTCTTCCTCCATTTAGACGCCAGCTTCTCTTCAGGGAGTTTTCCCTCCTTTTAGACGCCAGCTTCTCATCAGATTGTcctgcctccgtttacacaccagcttctcatcagggtgttctacctccatttacacaccagcttctcatcaggaagttctacctccatttacccaccagcttctcatcacggagctctgcctccatttacatacaagcttctcatcagagtgTTCTGCCTCCGTTTACTTATCAGCTTCTCATTGGGAAGTTCTTCCTCCATTCGCACAACAGCTTTTCATTGGAGAGCTCTTCCTCTTTTTACACATCAGCTTTCGTCAGAGATTAATGCATCCATTTACACACCAAcgtctcatcagggagttctaccTCGATTTACACACAGGCACCTTGTCAGAGAGTTCTccctccgtttacacaccagcttctgatCAGGGtgttctacctccatttacacaccagcttctcatcagagagttcagCCTCCGTTTAGAcgccagcttctcatcagggaattTTACCTCCATTTAGATGCCAGCTTCTCATCAGGCAGCTCTTCCTCCATTTGCACACCACCTTCCCATCGGGGAGTTCTTAATCCGTTTGcaaaatatattttcatcaaccaTTTCTGCCTCCACTTACACACTCAATTCTTGGCAGAGAGTTCtgtctccatttacacaccaccttctcatcagagagttttACCGCcacttacacaccagcttctcatcagggagctgTTTCTCGATTTACACACCATCTTCTCGTAAGGgagttctacctccatttacacacagaCATCTTGTCAGAGAGTTctccctccatttacacaccagcttctcgtcagggagtttacctccatttacacaccagcttctcatcaaggTGCTCTTCCGCCATTTGCACACCAGCCACCCATCAGGGAATTCTTCCTCCGTTAACATACCAGATTCTCATCAACGAGTTCGCCTGCATTTACACGCCAGCTTCTCATAGGGGAGTTCCTCATTCGCTTACACACCTACTACTGATCAgggagttctgcctccgtttacacaccagcttctgatCAGGGTGTTCTACCTctatttacacaccagcttctcatcggGGAGTTCTTAATCCGTTTACATACCATATTTTCATCACTGttttctgcctccatttacacactaGATACTTggcagagagttctgcctccatttacacaccagcttctcatcattgAGTTCTTCCTCTATTTTCACACAAGCTACTCattagagagttctgcctccatttgcacaccagcttctcatcagggagttttACCAAcatttacccaccagcttctcatcaggaagTTCTGCCTCCGTTTAAACTCCAGCTACTCATCAGAGATTTCTTCCTCCATTTACATACCAGCTTCTCATCAACGAGTACTTCCTCCGTTTACACActagcttctcatcagggagttgtTCCTCCATTATGCACACCAGCTTCTCACCGGAGACTTCtgtctccatttacacaccaccTTCTTATCAGGGAGTTCTACCTCcacttacacaccagcttctcatcagggagctctttctccatttacacaccagcttcttgtCAATGtgttctacctccatttacacaccagcttctcgacAGGTAATTTTACCTCCGTTTACACACcatcttctcatcagggagttcttcctccatttacacacaagccTCTCGTCAGAGActtctgcctccgtttacacaccagcttctcatcagggagttcttcTTCCATTTACActccagcttctcatcagagagctctgcttccatttacacaccagcttctcatcattgGGTTCTACCTCCATTtaaacaccagcttctcatcagagagtgcTGCCTCTGTTTACACActagcttctcatcagggagttttTCCTCCATTatgcacaccagcttctcatcagagagttctgcttCCATTTCACATCaacttctcatcagagagttcttcctccatttacacaccaacttctcatcagggagttctacTTCGGTTTACACACCAGGTTCTAGTCAGGGAGTTCTTCCTCCATTTACATACTATGCTGCAGTTCAACCTTGAGCTTCAGATTATCTTGGCTCTGGAATATATTCCCCATAGGTTAAATTGTTTACCAATAATTCCAAAAAAAAGATCAGGACCTTTACTGTGGTGATGTCCGATGATGGTTTGAGAAAGATCAAGAAAAATGTAGGGACAAGTATGTAGCATTTTTGATGTCTATCTTCATTGAGGTAGGTTCTATAGGCCAAAATGAATAGTATTATatcttgcatgccatcttggtgcAAATATGAATGGAGACAAATTTTTGTGCGTAGTCAAATTTATGGAAGGTTTTCCTGATTGTTGAAGTTAAAGGATTAAGTGAGATTGAAGATTATTTACACTGGTTGGTGCCATTTCATGCGTTATTTTTGGAGTTATCACATGATGAAATCCTCTCCACTCTGCCCGTTGACGGACAGATATGTATTTGCGGGGCACCTCCTTGGCAATTGAAACAACAAAGTGAGGAGAACTCTGGAGGTGGCTTTTTATGAGCGGACAACAAGCAGGCAAGAAGTCCTTTTTGAAGTtaacacagtcgacgtttcctgtCTTGACTGTGGTCACAATTATAGCATCTCTAATGTACGCTGATATATCCCCTTCTTCACAGATGTGGACAATGTGAATAGATTTGTTACTAAGTTTTTGGATTTCAGTGAAGATTTTTTCTGCTCCTGATGCCTTTGTATTTTTGAGATTCGGTATGGCCTTTGGGACTGACAGGACTAAATAGTTTGCTGTGGAATGTCATGGACAAGATCAAGTCAAGTCCTTCCAATGCTATCCACTTTGTGTTTAACCCTGATCCCTGTTCCTGGCTGTCAGTGAAATGATACCTTGGATGTTTTATCATAGCTAAGCTAACTTTTACTGCATACCAGTCAGATACTGAGCCTCTGATGCTTGGTGTGTTCTTTACGTCTTGGGTTTTCTGCAGGATTTTGGTCATTTAGAGCTTTTTTTCCCATTGAATAAAAGAGAAGCTTTCTAGGAAAGCCTTACATTTATAGTTAAAAATCTCCTTGATCTACCTGTCATTCTCATCAAACCAGTTCTGGCTCTTCTTGGGAAGAAACCAAGAGTCTCTCCACTTGCACCAATTATGGCAAACAGATATGGTCAGCATATAAACTGTGGACACTCAACAGCTCCTATAGGCTGGGTGTTAACAAGTTAATTATGAGGTTGTCTGTGAAGAGCTGCCTTTGTGAGGACTGATACCTTTGACATATTTTTGAAGTACTTTGTTGACAGTAATATCTGCATGAGGCCATGGTCATCAGTATTTGTCATGGTACAGGGGATGGCAACATCTTTGCAGTCCATCACCCAGATAATGATGTAATATAACAGATGCTAGCTTGGATCAGGCATGTGCACGACCCTGTTGGAGACAGAATTACCTACTACATTCTTCCTGATTACAGCTTGCTAGAAGGCTCATTCTTTGTCTCCGAGTtaccagcctccgagttatcagcctccgcagtCTCAAGACCCAGCTTCCAgccttcaagcctcaagacccagctCCCAGCCTTCGAGCCCGAAGACCCAGAGCCCAGCCTTCGAGCCCGAAGACCCGGAACCCTGCCTTCGAGCCCGAAGACCCAGAGCCCAGCCTTCGAACCCGAAGACCCAGCGCCCAGCCTTCAAGCCCGAAGACCCAGAGCCCAGCCTTCGAGCCCGAAGACCCAGAGCCCAGCCTTCGAGCCCGAAGACCCAGAACCCTGCCTTCGAGCCCGAAGACCCAGAGCCCAGCCTTCGAACCCGAAGACCCAGCGCCCAGCTTTCGAGCCCGAAGACCCAGAGCCCAGCCTTCGAGCCCGAAGACCCAGAGCCCAGCCTTCGAGCCCGAAGACCCAGAGCCCAGCCTTCGAGCCCGAAGACAGAGCCCAGCCatatcctgtcctgaagccatgtcatgtccttgcctagttctggggtccgagcccagaACAAGAacaaggttctgggtccttgtccagtctctggcttggagtccaagcgcaggctcctagttcatagttccttgcccgggttccctgtcttgtccatgtcctagcccaagtctgtgttcctgtccctgtTCCTTGTCtttatcctgtcacatccctactctagtagtcctgttccttgtacttcagtgtctgtgtcttgcatttgggtccattcccaaatTCCCAGTTATGACATTGTCATTGAAATAGACCAGAAAAACTGGGTGTTTTGCACTTGGAAGATGTCCAAAATGGTTAAAGCAGTGATTTTAAGAAAGAGTTGGAAGGCAGCTACAGTAACAATTTACTTTTATTTGGGTAGCGCAGTGAATCACACCACCAAGGACAGCTCTGACCTTTGcactgtgtgtgtggagtttgacCATGTCTGTTTCCCCATGTTCTCCAATTTACTCCCACAAAGATGTGAAGGTTTTAAAGTTGATTGTCTTAATtgtctgctgtaaattgcccctagtgtgtaagtAAGGTGGGTGGCAGAATTTGTGGGGCTAGGGTAGGCTATGGAATTGGGAGTTGTTGAGAATGAAATGGGGTTAATGAAGCACTAGTGTAAATGAGTCAACAGGCATGCTTCTATGCTCTATCAGTATGAATCCCTGTGACTTTAGTGTTCCAAGATGTACTGTCTGGGTGTTTCATAACATTATTAACAAACAATTTGATGCTGTAAGAGAATGTTGGGATAAGCTCCAGTCAAGATGACAGCAAGCTGCAATTACTGTTGAGGTCACAGTAAACAGTACTGTTGGCCATTTTTTAGGTTTGTAGATGTGGGTTCGGGgagttgggatcaggttagggtttagggacaggaatgtgAGGAGTTagaggttagaaacatagaaacatagaaaacttacagcacaatacaggcccttcggcccacaaagttgtgctgaacatgtccctatcttagaattaactaggctttacccatagccctctatttttctaagctccatgtagccatcccgGAATCACTAAGAAGACCTTATCGTTTCTGCCATTAAAGGCCAGCGATGTGGATGTGTGATGAAGGACATCCATGGTCAGATGTCAGTGTGGTAGACCAGCGAGGACGATGGCAGATGACCACCCTCCCCACAATCAGGTCAGCAAGTGTTTGGCAGGTT
This region includes:
- the LOC134349927 gene encoding zinc finger protein 768-like — its product is MATSLQSITQIMIYQPPSYQPPQSQDPASSLQASRPSSQPSSPKTQSPAFEPEDPEPCLRARRPRAQPSNPKTQRPAFKPEDPEPSLRARRPRAQPSSPKTQNPAFEPEDPEPSLRTRRPSAQLSSPKTQSPAFEPEDPEPSLRARRPRAQPSSPKTEPSHILS